The Humulus lupulus chromosome 4, drHumLupu1.1, whole genome shotgun sequence genome has a window encoding:
- the LOC133832595 gene encoding uncharacterized protein LOC133832595 — translation MSRKWFRALPLRVDGRQLFVDLIELDMFDFDIILGMDWLAKYNAIIDCKKNMVVFKIDGDEPFAFVGTVTGLRIPIISALEAGKMLQHGCMGFLASGVNKAETGTQRPEDTRIVCDYLDVFLEDLPGLPPQREIEFTIELALETTPISKAPYRMAPAELKELMVQLQELLDLGFVRPSYSPWGALMLFVKKKDGSMQMCIDYRELNKELNMRQRRWLELVKDYDCDILYHPGKVNVVADALSRKSQGQFVSSAKLMEEVEQAGIELIVGGLANLTLHSTLLDKIIEGQDKDSQIQKYKQGIQDGCSKDFIRSNCGIVRYKERICVPADLEIKKEILDEWEEIAMDFVVGLPKTTNQHDSVWVIVDRFTKSAHFILVRTIFTAEQYVEIYVQEIVRLHGVTKSVVSDRDLKFTCKLWEGL, via the exons ATGTCTAGGAAGTGGTTTAGAGCCTTGCCTTTGAGGGTAGATGGTAGACAGCTATttgtagacttgattgagctagatatgttTGACTTTGACATAATCcttggaatggattggctggcAAAGTACAATGCTATCATCGATTGCAAGAAGAACATGGTGGTGTTTAAGATTGATGGAGATGAGCCTTTTGCATTCGTGGGGACAGTGACAGGACTACGAATTCCAATCATTTCAGCATTAGAAGCTGGGAAGATGTTACAGCATGGATGCATGGGATTCTTGGCTAGTGGGGTTAATAAAGCAGAAACGGGGACGCAGAGACCGGAAGACACAAGGATAGTATGTGATTACTTGGATGTGTTTTTGGAAgacttaccaggattgccaccacaacGAGAAATTGAGTTCACGATCGAGCTAGCACTAGAAACAACGCCAATCTCGaaagcaccatatagaatggcgcCCGCTGAATTGAAGGAGTTAATGGTTCAGCTGCAAGAACTACTTGACCTAGGTTTTGTTAGGccaagttactcaccatggggagcactgaTGTTAttcgtaaagaagaaggatggatcaatgcagatgtgcatagattataggGAACTTAACAAG GAGTTAAACATGAGGCAACGacggtggttagaattagtcaaggactatgactgtgacatatTGTATCATCCGGGGAAGGTGAATGTGGTAGCCGACGCCTTAAGTCGTAAAAGCCAAGGGCAATTTGTATCATCTGCAAAGTTGATGGAAGAAGTAGAACAGGCAGGTATAGAGTTGATTGTAGGGGGGTTAGCAAACTTGACTCTACATTCAACTTTGTTAGACAAAATTATAGAAGGACAGGATAAGGATTCGCAAATACAAAAGTATAAACAAGGAATCCAAGATGGATGTAGCAAAGATTTTATTCGTAGTAACTGTGGAATAGTGAGATATAAGGAACGGATATGTGTGCCAGCTGACTTAGAAATTAAGAAAGAGATTCTTGATGAG TGGGAAGAGAttgctatggactttgtggtggggttacctaaGACCACAAACCAACATGATTCAGTCTGGGTGATCGTTGATAGATTCACAAAATCGGCACACTTTATACTTGTCAGAACAATATTCACAGCAGAACAGTATGTAGAGATTTATGTGCAAGAAATTGTGAGACTTCATGGAGTAACAAAGTCAGTCGTTTCGGATAGAGACCTGAAATTCACTTGTAAATTATGGGAAGGATTATAG